A single genomic interval of Helianthus annuus cultivar XRQ/B chromosome 13, HanXRQr2.0-SUNRISE, whole genome shotgun sequence harbors:
- the LOC110901740 gene encoding uncharacterized protein LOC110901740: MSGTSGQNPIIIQKEGNSLSQFQCPILKPTNYTVWAICIKTILEANGLWETIEPAENATVDTKKDKSAIAYLFQAIPEDVVLQVASCKTAKEIWDNLKVRHVGVDRVQKARMYTLLSEFELLQMKDDDTIDSFAAKINSIVTRATEVGTTLSQPTLVRKLLNGVPDKFTQIVASMEQYSDLETMTLEEAVGRLKTYEERLKLKKKESPVNNLEELLYAGHGQHVGNHGRGRFCPSRGRGRGNYQHRGEGHTSYESEGTDKPQSDDSKQETPTMRDKSKITCYRCEKLGHYAYECPTKKTKESETLLVEIEEDDDEPALLMCLDAEEKQKRETWSCDTTKGKNRVMRRKITCERYNKTVQ, translated from the coding sequence ATGTCAGGAACATCCGGACAAAATCCGATAATAATACAGAAAGAAGGAAATTCTCtttcccagtttcagtgtccgattctgaaaccaacaaactatacggTTTGGGCTATTTGTATCAAGACGATTCTTGAAGCGAATGGTTTATGGGAAACGATTGAACCGGCAGAAAATGCAACGGTAGACACTAAGAAAGATAAATCTGCAATTGCATATTTGTTTCAAGCAATACCAGAAGATgttgtattgcaagttgcaagTTGTAAGACTGCAAAGGAAATTTGGGATAATCTAAAGGTTAGACACGTTGGTGTTGATCGGGTACAAAAGGCGCGTATGTACACGCTATTGTCAGAATTTGAATTGTTGCAAATGAAGGATGACGACACTATTGATTCGTTTGCCGCAAAGATTAATAGTATCGTTACCCGGGCAACTGAAGTAGGAACGACATTGAGTCAACCGACTCTAGTACGCAAACTCCTAAATGGCGTACCAGATAAGTTTACTCAAATCGTTGCCTCCATGGAACAATACTCCGATCTAGAAACTATGACGCTAGAAGAAGCGGTCGGAAGATTAAAAACGTATGAAGAAAGGTTAAAGTTGAAGAAAAAAGAAAGCCCCGTGAACAATCTAGAAGAACTCCTGTATGCGGGTCATGGACAACATGTTGGAAATCATGGACGAGGGAGATTCTGTCCGTCACGAGGCCGAGGGAGAGGAAATTATCAACATAGGGGTGAAGGACACACCTCTTACGAGTCGGAAGGAACCGACAAACCACAAAGTGATGATAGCAAGCAAGAGACACCGACTATGAGAGATAAGTCGAAAATCACTTGCTATAGATGTGAGAAACTTGGGCACTATGCCTATGAATGCCCAACCAAGAAAACCAAAGAAAGCGAGACACTATTGGTCGAaatagaagaagatgatgatgaaccgGCACTTCTGATGTGCCTAGACGCTGAAGAGAAACAGAAACGTGAAACTTGGTCGTGTGATACGACCAAGGGGAAGAACCGTGTGATGCGGAGGAAGATAACCTGTGAAAGgtataacaaaacagtccagtgA
- the LOC110899367 gene encoding probable serine/threonine-protein kinase PBL6, with protein sequence MMLTISTKGEKTTSTPAMEQPCHRFSMSELSSATDNFDEKYCIGHGGCGKVYKGMISNGPTDIYAIKRLHFMSDQGEPEFWAEVEMLSRLRHCNLVSLIGYCNEGKDMALVYEYMHNGTLSDHLHKKGTHLTWSQRLKICIGAARGLDYLHIGTGTRHGVIHRDVKTTNILLNENYVAKIADFGLAKIGPTNQTHTYVSTKVKGTFGYMDPNYFYTGRLTRKSDVYAFGVVLLEVLCGRPALDKSLDEGLAVWAQDLIKQGKVTQIIDSRLKNHISKSSLKEFSRIVVRCLLSHPDQRPTMSEVVGSLNMALSFQEKKASSAQGGITVRKVWSLLSLKGDFELKSSERIELSLKGDFELKSSERIESKDQLPAIESLQIVGDANPGGKLQVLGFAVNKVSFLFQWIHHSPDGSIEYIKGATSPTYTVSLNDLGTHLCVHAMPVDKKGRVGKLYSCFANNGHFIGENVSVPVSSVVNEEQYDNNDSSVVNEDQYDNNDSLPSIESLQIAGDASPGGKLQVRGLTINGTVSCMFQWVRHLTEGSIEYIEGATSPTYTVALDDLGTRIGVEAMPLDKNRRPGEIYCCFANNGLLIGEC encoded by the coding sequence ATGATGCTAACTATAAGTACTAAAGGTGAGAAAACTACATCTACACCTGCCATGGAGCAACCATGCCATCGTTTTTCAATGTCTGAGCTCAGTTCAGCAACTGATAACTTTGATGAAAAATACTGCATTGGCCATGGGGGGTGCGGTAAGGTATACAAAGGAATGATTTCTAACGGACCAACTGATATCTATGCCATTAAGCGGTTGCATTTCATGTCGGATCAAGGTGAACCTGAGTTTTGGGCTGAAGTCGAGATGCTTTCAAGGCTGCGCCATTGTAACCTGGTGTCTTTGATTGGATATTGCAATGAGGGGAAAGATATGGCCCTTGTTTATGAATACATGCATAATGGAACGCTTTCTGATCATCTTCACAAGAAGGGTACACACCTGACTTGGTCTCAACGACTCAAGATATGCATAGGAGCTGCACGAGGTCTAGATTACCTTCACATTGGCACTGGCACACGACATGGTGTCATACACCGTGATGTGAAAACTACCAACATTTTGTTGAATGAAAATTATGTTGCCAAGATTGCAGACTTTGGATTGGCTAAAATAGGACCGACAAATCAGACACATACATATGTTAGCACCAAAGTCAAAGGCACCTTCGGATATATGGATCCAAATTATTTTTACACAGGTAGACTGACAAGAAAATCTGATGTCTATGCCTTTGGTGTTGTATTGCTTGAGGTGTTGTGTGGAAGGCCTGCTTTGGACAAGAGTTTGGATGAGGGTTTAGCGGTGTGGGCTCAAGACCTAATTAAACAAGGAAAAGTCACTCAGATTATTGATTCTAGATTGAAGAACCACATTTCAAAGAGTTCTTTGAAGGAATTCTCCCGTATTGTAGTTCGATGTTTGCTTAGTCATCCGGATCAACGGCCGACAATGAGTGAGGTTGTTGGCAGTCTTAACATGGCATTATCATTCCAAGAAAAAAAGGCATCTTCTGCCCAAGGAGGGATCACCGTCAGGAAAGTATGGTCATTGCTTTCACTTAAAGGAGATTTTGAACTTAAAAGCTCAGAGAGGATTGAGCTTTCACTTAAAGGAGATTTTGAACTTAAAAGCTCAGAGAGGATTGAAAGTAAGGATCAGCTTCCTGCAATAGAGAGCCTCCAGATTGTTGGAGATGCAAATCCTGGAGGAAAGTTACAAGTGTTGGGCTTTGCAGTCAATAAAGTTTCTTTCCTGTTCCAATGGATTCACCATTCACCTGATGGGTCTATTGAATACATAAAAGGTGCAACTAGCCCGACATATACGGTTTCATTAAATGACTTAGGTACCCACCTTTGTGTGCATGCTATGCCGGTGGATAAAAAGGGACGAGTTGGCAAACTTTATAGTTGCTTTGCCAACAACGGGCATTTTATTGGTGAGAATGTTAGCGTACCAGTTTCTAGCGTTGTAAATGAAGAACAATATGATAATAATGATTCTAGCGTTGTAAATGAAGACCAATATGATAATAATGATTCGCTTCCTTCAATAGAGAGCCTCCAGATTGCTGGAGATGCAAGTCCTGGAGGAAAATTACAAGTGCGGGGCCTCACAATCAATGGTACAGTTTCTTGCATGTTTCAATGGGTACGCCATTTAACAGAAGGATCAATTGAATACATCGAAGGCGCAACCAGCCCAACATATACCGTTGCGTTAGATGACTTAGGTACCCGCATTGGTGTAGAAGCTATGCCTTTGGATAAAAACAGACGCCCTGGCGAAATATATTGCTGCTTTGCCAACAATGGACTTTTAATCGGAGAGTGTTAG
- the LOC110901741 gene encoding uncharacterized protein LOC110901741 — protein sequence MGRTTTNINKGRGQGVDRSSGEQGRSQGSVLGSSDTVGLKSNQQHTLMSSPIEEGSDGDDVSSCRVASTKRGGSSQVQVPEPVNREWIYIIDGEFSNQITATRIIGVNLKGMWSGPWKSWKDVPNADKKQLFERFHCYFQWEEKWNGEIYSCWEQCIAGKIPDLLCRVRDQAKETAKSKDVLVEDDMCVLTDFKPPWIKTETWKQTIEIWNTPEWKAKSKRNKKSELNQKGANIPSGHKPMRLPKEKWLR from the exons ATGGGACGTACTACGACAAATATCAACAAAGGTCGTGGCCAAGGTGTTGATCGAAGTAGTGGTGAGCAAGGTCGTAGTCAAGGAAGTGTTCTAGGTAGTAGTGATACCGTTGGACTAAAGTCAAATCAGCAGCATACTTTGATGTCTTCTCCCATTGAGGAGGGTAGTGATGGTGATGATGTGTCTTCGTGTCGTGTTGCTTCTACAAAGCGGGGAGGCTCTTCCCAAGTCCAAGTACCCGAACCAGTGAACCGTGAGTGGATCTATATTATAGATGGAGA ATTTAGCAATCAAATAACGGCTACGCGGATTATTGGAGTAAACCTAAAGGGTATGTGGTCCGGTCCATGGAAAAGTTGGAAAGATGTTCCTAATGCGGACAAAAAGCAGTTGTTTGAACGATTCCAT TGTTATTTTCAGTGGGAGGAGAAATGGAATGGTGAAATATATAGTTGCTGGGAGCAGTGCATTGCTGGTAAAATTCCGGATTTGTTGTGTAGGGTACGAGATCAAGCTAAAGAAACGGCGAAAAGTAAAGATGTACTAGTCGAAGACGATATGTGTGTTCTTACTGATTTTAAACCACCATGGATCAAAACAGAGACATGGAAACAAACGATTGAGATCTGGAACACACCCGAATGGAAAGCGAAgtctaaaagaaacaaaaaatcAGAACTGAATCAAAAGGGGGCAAACATACCCTCGGGTCACAAACCTATGCGACTGCCAAAAGAAAAGTG GCTGAGATAA
- the LOC110899368 gene encoding probable serine/threonine-protein kinase PBL1 isoform X1 — protein sequence MMQSVITKDETTPSEPLLPALEQPCCCFSMSELSSATDNFDEKWCIGQGGFGKVYKGKISDGPTKTYAIKRLHFMSDQGEPEFWVEVEMLSRLRHCNLVSLIGYCNEGKDMALVYEYMHNGTLSDHLHKKGTILTWSQRLKICIGAARGLDYLHTGTGIQQGVIHRDVKSTNILLDQNYAAKIADFGLAKTGPTNQTCTHVSTIVKGTFGYIDPNYWYTGRLTRKSDVYAFGVVLLEVLCGRRALDESLDEGLAIWAQDRIKQGKITQIIDYRLKDHVSKSSLKQFSRIAMGCLLSNPSQRPTMSEVVGGLNLALSFHERKASSTIGGITIKKVWSLVSLKGHFEVRSSWRTGSNDQLPGIESLKIVGDAFLGGELQVCGYSVNGAVECMFQWAHRLPDGSTKYIEGATTPNYTIALDDLGTRLGVEVIPFDKKGRRGKVYKCFANNGLLISETVIVPVSGIVTEVEANQIELLEEQDDNNDQLPSIESLQIAGDAYPGGKLQVWGFSVNGTVSCLFQWFHHSPDGSIEYIKGATGETYTVTLDDVGTYLGIEVVPIDKKSRKSIGFKCFANNGRLIRETVSAPN from the coding sequence ATGATGCAATCTGTAATCACCAAAGACGAAACGACTCCATCTGAACCTTTACTACCTGCCCTGGAGCAACCATGCTGCTGCTTTTCCATGTCTGAGCTCAGTTCAGCAACAGATAACTTTGACGAAAAATGGTGCATTGGCCAAGGGGGGTTTGGCAAGGTTTACAAAGGAAAAATCTCTGATGGGCCAACAAAGACATATGCCATTAAGCGGTTACATTTCATGTCCGATCAAGGAGAACCAGAGTTTTGGGTTGAAGTCGAGATGCTTTCAAGGTTGCGCCACTGTAACCTTGTGTCGTTGATTGGTTATTGCAATGAGGGGAAAGATATGGCGCTTGTTTATGAATACATGCACAATGGAACACTTTCTGATCATCTTCACAAGAAAGGTACAATTTTGACTTGGTCTCAACGGCTGAAAATATGCATAGGAGCGGCACGTGGTCTAGACTACCTACACACTGGCACTGGCATACAACAAGGAGTCATACACCGTGATGTGAAAAGCACCAACATTTTGTTGGATCAGAATTATGCTGCCAAGATTGCAGACTTCGGATTGGCTAAAACAGGACCAACAAACCAGACATGTACACATGTTAGCACCATAGTTAAAGGCACCTTTGGGTATATAGATCCAAATTATTGGTACACAGGTAGACTTACAAGAAAATCTGATGTTTATGCCTTTGGGGTTGTATTGCTTGAGGTATTGTGTGGCAGGCGCGCTTTGGACGAGAGTCTGGATGAGGGGTTAGCAATATGGGCTCAAGATCGAATCAAACAAGGAAAAATCACTCAGATTATTGATTATAGATTGAAGGACCACGTTTCAAAGAGTTCTTTGAAGCAATTTTCACGCATCGCAATGGGATGTTTGCTTAGTAATCCAAGTCAAAGGCCAACAATGAGTGAGGTTGTAGGCGGTCTTAACCTGGCATTGTCATTTCATGAAAGAAAGGCTTCTTCTACCATAGGAGGGATCACCATCAAGAAAGTATGGTCACTGGTTTCTCTTAAAGGACATTTTGAAGTTAGAAGCTCATGGAGAACTGGAAGTAATGATCAGCTTCCTGGAATAGAGAGCCTCAAGATTGTTGGGGATGCTTTCCTTGGAGGAGAATTACAAGTGTGTGGCTACTCGGTCAATGGTGCAGTTGAGTGCATGTTTCAGTGGGCTCACCGTCTACCAGATGGATCAACTAAATATATTGAAGGTGCAACCACCCCAAATTATACCATTGCATTAGATGACTTAGGTACCCGCCTTGGTGTAGAAGTTATACCCTTTGATAAAAAAGGACGACGTGGCAAAGTTTATAAGTGCTTTGCCAACAACGGACTTCTTATCAGTGAGACTGTTATCGTACCAGTTTCCGGTATAGTAACTGAAGTCGAAGCAAACCAAATAGAGCTTCTAGAAGAACAAGATGATAATAACGATCAGCTTCCTTCAATAGAGAGCCTTCAAATTGCTGGAGATGCATATCCTGGAGGAAAATTGCAAGTGTGGGGCTTCTCAGTCAACGGTACAGTTTCTTGCCTGTTCCAATGGTTTCACCATTCACCTGATGGGTCTATTGAATACATAAAAGGTGCAACCGGTGAAACTTATACTGTTACATTAGATGATGTAGGTACCTACCTTGGCATAGAAGTTGTACCTATAGATAAAAAGAGTCGAAAAAGTATTGGGTTCAAATGCTTCGCCAACAATGGACGGCTTATCAGGGAAACTGTTAGCGCACCAAATTGA
- the LOC110899368 gene encoding probable serine/threonine-protein kinase PBL1 isoform X3, with protein sequence MMQSVITKDETTPSEPLLPALEQPCCCFSMSELSSATDNFDEKWCIGQGGFGKVYKGKISDGPTKTYAIKRLHFMSDQGEPEFWVEVEMLSRLRHCNLVSLIGYCNEGKDMALVYEYMHNGTLSDHLHKKGTILTWSQRLKICIGAARGLDYLHTGTGIQQGVIHRDVKSTNILLDQNYAAKIADFGLAKTGPTNQTCTHVSTIVKGTFGYIDPNYWYTGRLTRKSDVYAFGVVLLEVLCGRRALDESLDEGLAIWAQDRIKQGKITQIIDYRLKDHVSKSSLKQFSRIAMGCLLSNPSQRPTMSEVVGGLNLALSFHERKASSTIGGITIKKVWSLVSLKGHFEVRSSWRTGSNDQLPGIESLKIVGDAFLGGELQVCGYSVNGAVECMFQWAHRLPDGSTKYIEGATTPNYTIALDDLGTRLGVEVIPFDKKGRRGKVYKCFANNGLLISETVIVPVSGIVTEVEANQIELLEEQDDNNDQLPSIESLQIAGDAYPGGKLQVWGFSVNGTYLGIEVVPIDKKSRKSIGFKCFANNGRLIRETVSAPN encoded by the exons ATGATGCAATCTGTAATCACCAAAGACGAAACGACTCCATCTGAACCTTTACTACCTGCCCTGGAGCAACCATGCTGCTGCTTTTCCATGTCTGAGCTCAGTTCAGCAACAGATAACTTTGACGAAAAATGGTGCATTGGCCAAGGGGGGTTTGGCAAGGTTTACAAAGGAAAAATCTCTGATGGGCCAACAAAGACATATGCCATTAAGCGGTTACATTTCATGTCCGATCAAGGAGAACCAGAGTTTTGGGTTGAAGTCGAGATGCTTTCAAGGTTGCGCCACTGTAACCTTGTGTCGTTGATTGGTTATTGCAATGAGGGGAAAGATATGGCGCTTGTTTATGAATACATGCACAATGGAACACTTTCTGATCATCTTCACAAGAAAGGTACAATTTTGACTTGGTCTCAACGGCTGAAAATATGCATAGGAGCGGCACGTGGTCTAGACTACCTACACACTGGCACTGGCATACAACAAGGAGTCATACACCGTGATGTGAAAAGCACCAACATTTTGTTGGATCAGAATTATGCTGCCAAGATTGCAGACTTCGGATTGGCTAAAACAGGACCAACAAACCAGACATGTACACATGTTAGCACCATAGTTAAAGGCACCTTTGGGTATATAGATCCAAATTATTGGTACACAGGTAGACTTACAAGAAAATCTGATGTTTATGCCTTTGGGGTTGTATTGCTTGAGGTATTGTGTGGCAGGCGCGCTTTGGACGAGAGTCTGGATGAGGGGTTAGCAATATGGGCTCAAGATCGAATCAAACAAGGAAAAATCACTCAGATTATTGATTATAGATTGAAGGACCACGTTTCAAAGAGTTCTTTGAAGCAATTTTCACGCATCGCAATGGGATGTTTGCTTAGTAATCCAAGTCAAAGGCCAACAATGAGTGAGGTTGTAGGCGGTCTTAACCTGGCATTGTCATTTCATGAAAGAAAGGCTTCTTCTACCATAGGAGGGATCACCATCAAGAAAGTATGGTCACTGGTTTCTCTTAAAGGACATTTTGAAGTTAGAAGCTCATGGAGAACTGGAAGTAATGATCAGCTTCCTGGAATAGAGAGCCTCAAGATTGTTGGGGATGCTTTCCTTGGAGGAGAATTACAAGTGTGTGGCTACTCGGTCAATGGTGCAGTTGAGTGCATGTTTCAGTGGGCTCACCGTCTACCAGATGGATCAACTAAATATATTGAAGGTGCAACCACCCCAAATTATACCATTGCATTAGATGACTTAGGTACCCGCCTTGGTGTAGAAGTTATACCCTTTGATAAAAAAGGACGACGTGGCAAAGTTTATAAGTGCTTTGCCAACAACGGACTTCTTATCAGTGAGACTGTTATCGTACCAGTTTCCGGTATAGTAACTGAAGTCGAAGCAAACCAAATAGAGCTTCTAGAAGAACAAGATGATAATAACGATCAGCTTCCTTCAATAGAGAGCCTTCAAATTGCTGGAGATGCATATCCTGGAGGAAAATTGCAAGTGTGGGGCTTCTCAGTCAACG GTACCTACCTTGGCATAGAAGTTGTACCTATAGATAAAAAGAGTCGAAAAAGTATTGGGTTCAAATGCTTCGCCAACAATGGACGGCTTATCAGGGAAACTGTTAGCGCACCAAATTGA
- the LOC110899368 gene encoding probable serine/threonine-protein kinase PBL1 isoform X2, with product MMQSVITKDETTPSEPLLPALEQPCCCFSMSELSSATDNFDEKWCIGQGGFGKVYKGKISDGPTKTYAIKRLHFMSDQGEPEFWVEVEMLSRLRHCNLVSLIGYCNEGKDMALVYEYMHNGTLSDHLHKKGTILTWSQRLKICIGAARGLDYLHTGTGIQQGVIHRDVKSTNILLDQNYAAKIADFGLAKTGPTNQTCTHVSTIVKGTFGYIDPNYWYTGRLTRKSDVYAFGVVLLEVLCGRRALDESLDEGLAIWAQDRIKQGKITQIIDYRLKDHVSKSSLKQFSRIAMGCLLSNPSQRPTMSEVVGGLNLALSFHERKASSTIGGITIKKVWSLVSLKGHFEVRSSWRTGSNDQLPGIESLKIVGDAFLGGELQVCGYSVNGAVECMFQWAHRLPDGSTKYIEGATTPNYTIALDDLGTRLGVEVIPFDKKGRRGKVYKCFANNGLLISETVIVPVSGIVTEVEANQIELLEEQDDNNDQLPSIESLQIAGDAYPGGKLQVWGFSVNDDVGTYLGIEVVPIDKKSRKSIGFKCFANNGRLIRETVSAPN from the exons ATGATGCAATCTGTAATCACCAAAGACGAAACGACTCCATCTGAACCTTTACTACCTGCCCTGGAGCAACCATGCTGCTGCTTTTCCATGTCTGAGCTCAGTTCAGCAACAGATAACTTTGACGAAAAATGGTGCATTGGCCAAGGGGGGTTTGGCAAGGTTTACAAAGGAAAAATCTCTGATGGGCCAACAAAGACATATGCCATTAAGCGGTTACATTTCATGTCCGATCAAGGAGAACCAGAGTTTTGGGTTGAAGTCGAGATGCTTTCAAGGTTGCGCCACTGTAACCTTGTGTCGTTGATTGGTTATTGCAATGAGGGGAAAGATATGGCGCTTGTTTATGAATACATGCACAATGGAACACTTTCTGATCATCTTCACAAGAAAGGTACAATTTTGACTTGGTCTCAACGGCTGAAAATATGCATAGGAGCGGCACGTGGTCTAGACTACCTACACACTGGCACTGGCATACAACAAGGAGTCATACACCGTGATGTGAAAAGCACCAACATTTTGTTGGATCAGAATTATGCTGCCAAGATTGCAGACTTCGGATTGGCTAAAACAGGACCAACAAACCAGACATGTACACATGTTAGCACCATAGTTAAAGGCACCTTTGGGTATATAGATCCAAATTATTGGTACACAGGTAGACTTACAAGAAAATCTGATGTTTATGCCTTTGGGGTTGTATTGCTTGAGGTATTGTGTGGCAGGCGCGCTTTGGACGAGAGTCTGGATGAGGGGTTAGCAATATGGGCTCAAGATCGAATCAAACAAGGAAAAATCACTCAGATTATTGATTATAGATTGAAGGACCACGTTTCAAAGAGTTCTTTGAAGCAATTTTCACGCATCGCAATGGGATGTTTGCTTAGTAATCCAAGTCAAAGGCCAACAATGAGTGAGGTTGTAGGCGGTCTTAACCTGGCATTGTCATTTCATGAAAGAAAGGCTTCTTCTACCATAGGAGGGATCACCATCAAGAAAGTATGGTCACTGGTTTCTCTTAAAGGACATTTTGAAGTTAGAAGCTCATGGAGAACTGGAAGTAATGATCAGCTTCCTGGAATAGAGAGCCTCAAGATTGTTGGGGATGCTTTCCTTGGAGGAGAATTACAAGTGTGTGGCTACTCGGTCAATGGTGCAGTTGAGTGCATGTTTCAGTGGGCTCACCGTCTACCAGATGGATCAACTAAATATATTGAAGGTGCAACCACCCCAAATTATACCATTGCATTAGATGACTTAGGTACCCGCCTTGGTGTAGAAGTTATACCCTTTGATAAAAAAGGACGACGTGGCAAAGTTTATAAGTGCTTTGCCAACAACGGACTTCTTATCAGTGAGACTGTTATCGTACCAGTTTCCGGTATAGTAACTGAAGTCGAAGCAAACCAAATAGAGCTTCTAGAAGAACAAGATGATAATAACGATCAGCTTCCTTCAATAGAGAGCCTTCAAATTGCTGGAGATGCATATCCTGGAGGAAAATTGCAAGTGTGGGGCTTCTCAGTCAACG ATGATGTAGGTACCTACCTTGGCATAGAAGTTGTACCTATAGATAAAAAGAGTCGAAAAAGTATTGGGTTCAAATGCTTCGCCAACAATGGACGGCTTATCAGGGAAACTGTTAGCGCACCAAATTGA